GCCTTCGCTCCGGGACCCTTTCGCCATGAGACCCGTGACGCGCACCACGCAGACACGCAAGCCGGCACGTACGTCCCTGACCACCCGCGCCACCGCGCTCGGCCTCGCCGCGCTCCTCGCCTGGACCGTCCAGGGGGCGACCGCGCCCGCGGGCGCCGGTCCGTCCGACACCGGCCTCAAGGGCGCCATCGACGAGATCCTCACCGACCCCCGCCTCGACGGGGGTGCCGCCGGGGTCGTCGTCGCCGACGCCGAGACCGGTACGACCCTGTACCAGCGGAACAGCGGCGACCGCCTGATGCCCGCCTCCAACACCAAGATCCCCACCTCGGTGGCGGCCATGGCCCTCCTCGGCCCCGACCACCACTTCCGCACGGAGGTGCTGGCCACCGGCCGCCAGTACGCCGGAACCCTCCACGGCGACCTCTACCTGCGCGGCACCGGCGACCCCACCACCCTCGCCACCGACTACGACCGGCTCGCCGCGCGTGTCGCCGCATCCGGCATCCGACGGGTCACCGGCCGCCTCGTCGCCGACGACACCCGCTTCGACGGCAACCGGCTGGGCCGCTCCTGGGCGGCGGACGACGAGTCCTCGTACTACTCCGCGCAGATCTCCGCGCTCACGCTCGCCCCGGACACGGACTACGACTCCGGCACCGTCATCGTCGAGGCCGCCGCCACCAGCGCGGGCCGGCACCCCGCCGTCACGCTCACCCCGCGCACCGACTACGTCCGCGTCGACAACCGCGCCACCACCGTCGGCAGCGGCCGCCCCGACACGCTCACCATCGAGCGCGCCCACGGCACCAACACCCTCGTCATCAGCGGCGAGATCCCGGTGGGGGCCTCCCCCACCAAGGAGTGGATCACCGTGGACGAGCCGACCGGGTACGCGACCGCCGTCTTCGCGGACGCGCTGGCCGCCCACGGCGTACGCGTCGACGGCCCCACCCGGCTCGGCCTCGCCACGCCCGCGTCGGCCAAGCCGGTGGCGGTCCACCGCTCCATGCCGCTCAAGCAGCTCATGCACCCGTTCATGAAGCTCTCCAACAACATGCACGCGGAGGCCCTCACCAAGGCCGTCGGATACGAGACGTCCGGCAGCGGCAGCTGGAGCGCGGGCCTCGCCGCCATCGACGCGTACCTGGCGAAGGAGGGCGTGGACACCTCCGTACTGCGCCAGGTGGACGGCTCCGGCCTGTCCAGGATGAACCTGTACCCGGCCGGGCAGCTGGCCGGGCTGCTCCTCGCCGTACGCGACGCACCCTGGTACGCCGACTGGTACGCGTCCCTGCCGGTGGCCTGCGACCCGGACCGCGCCGTCGGCGGCACGCTGCGGCGCCGGATGTGCGACACCCCGGCGGCGCTGAACGCCCGCGGCAAGACCGGCACCCTGACTGGCGCGTCCGCGCTGTCCGGATACGTCAGGGACGCGGCCGGTCGCCAACTGGTCTACAGCGTGGTCCTCAACAACCACCTGGCGTCCTCGGTGAAGGACATCGAGGACGCGATCGTGGTCACCCTCGCCTCCTCGGACACGGCGGCGGGCGAGATCGCCAAGGCGGACCTCCGGCCTGAGCGGCGTGTGAACGACTCGTCGGACGCCCTGGAGTGCACCTGGCAGAAGCCCAGGGCCCGCTGCTGAGCCTGGCGGCCTCCGGGCATGCGAAAGGGGCCCGCCCCGGACCGTGGATCACGGTCCGGGGCGGGCCCCTTCAGGCATCAGCCCCCGGCTGTCGGCCGTCCGACTGGGGTCAGGCGTCCTTCGAGAGGTTCGGTCCGGCGCCGCCGGCCGCCTCGATGGGCGGAGCGTCCGGCAGAGCGGACTTCTCCTCGCCGCGGAAGGTGAACTTCTTCTCCTCACCCTCGCCCTCGGTGTCCACGACCACGATGTGACCGGGGCGCAGCTCGCCGAAGAGGATCTTCTCCGACAGGATGTCCTCGATCTCGCGCTGGATCGTCCGGCGCAGCGGCCGGGCGCCCAGCACGGGGTCGTAGCCCTTCTTCGCCAGGAGGATCTTCGCGTCACCGCTGAGCTCGATGCCCATGTCGCGGTCCTTCAGACGCTCGTCCACCTTGGCGATCATGAGGTCGACGATCTGGATGATGTCTTCCTGGCTGAGCTGGTGGAAGACGACCGTGTCGTCCACGCGGTTCAGGAACTCGGGGCGGAAGTGCTGCTTCAGCTCCTCGTTGACCTTCGCCTTCATCCGGTCGTAGCCGGTCTTGACGTCGCCCTGGGCGGCGAAGCCCAGGTTGAAGCCCTTGGAGATGTCCCGGGTCCCGAGGTTGGTCGTCATGATGATGACCGTGTTCTTGAAGTCCACGACCCGGCCCTGGGAGTCGGTCAGGCGACCGTCCTCCAGGATCTGGAGCAGGGAGTTGAAGATGTCGGGGTGGGCCTTCTCGACCTCGTCGAAGAGGACGACGGAGAACGGCTTGCGGCGCACCTTCTCGGTGAGCTGGCCGCCCTCCTCGTAGCCCACGTATCCGGGCGGGGAGCCGAAGAGGCGCGACACGGTGTGCTTCTCGCTGAACTCCGACATGTCGAGCGAGATCATCGCGTCCTCGTCGCCGAAGAGGAACTCGGCGAGCGTCTTGGACAGCTCGGTCTTACCCACACCGGACGGACCGGCGAAGATGAACGAGCCACCGGGGCGCTTCGGGTCCTTGAGGCCGGCCCGCGTACGGCGGATGGCCTGCGACAGGGCCTTGATGGCGTCCTTCTGGCCGATGACACGCTTGTGGAGTTCGTCTTCCATGCGGAGCAGACGGGAGGACTCCTCCTCCGTCAGCTTGAAGACCGGGATGCCGGTGGCGGTCGCGAGGACCTCGGCGATCAGCTCGCCGTCCACCTCGGCGACGACGTCCATGTCGCCGGCCTTCCACTCCTTCTCCCGCTTGGCCTTGGCGGCCAGGAGCTGCTTCTCCTTGTCGCGGAGCGACGCGGCCTTCTCGAAGTCCTGCGCGTCGATCGCGGACTCCTTGTCCCGGCGGACGGAGGCGATCTTCTCGTCGAACTCGCGGAGGTCCGGCGGCGCGGTCATCCGGCGGATGCGCATCCGGGAACCGGCCTCGTCGATCAGGTCGATCGCCTTGTCCGGCAGGAAGCGGTCGGAGATGTACCGGTCGGCCAGCGTGGCGGCCTGCACGAGCGCCTCGTCCGTGATGGACACGCGGTGGTGCGCCTCGTACCGGTCGCGCAGACCCTTGAGGATCTCGATCGTGTGCGGCAGCGACGGCTCGGCGACCTGGATGGGCTGGAAGCGGCGCTCCAGCGCGGCGTCCTTCTCCAGGTACTTGCGGTACTCGTCGAGCGTGGTGGCACCGATGGTCTGGAGCTCACCGCGGGCCAGCATCGGCTTCAGGATCGACGCGGCGTCGATGGCACCCTCGGCGGCGCCCGCACCCACCAGGGTGTGGAGCTCGTCGATGAAGAGGATGATGTCGCCGCGCGTGCGGATCTCCTTGAGGACCTTCTTCAGGCGCTCCTCGAAGTCACCGCGGTACCGGGAGCCGGCGACCAGCGCGCCGAGGTCCAGGGTGTAGAGGTGCTTGTCCTTGAGGGTCTCGGGCACCTCACCCTTGACGATGGCCTGCGCCAGGCCCTCGACGACGGCGGTCTTGCCGACGCCGGGCTCGCCGATGAGGACCGGGTTGTTCTTCGTGCGGCGGGACAGCACCTGCATGACCCGCTCGATCTCCTTCTCGCGCCCGATGACCGGGTCGAGCTTGGACTCACGAGCGGCCTGGGTGAGGTTCCGGCCGAACTGGTCGAGGACCAGGGACGTGGAGGGCGTGCCCTCGGCGGGACCGCCGGCGGTGGCGGCCTCCTTGCCCCCGGAGTAACCGGAGAGCAGCTGGATGACCTGCTGCCGCACCCGGTTGAGATCGGCGCCCAGCTTCACGAGGACCTGGGCGGCGACGCCCTCGCCCTCGCGGATCAGGCCGAGCAGGATGTGCTCCGTGCCGATGTAGTTGTGGCCGAGCTGAAGGGCCTCGCGGAGCGACAGCTCCAGCACCTTCTTGGCACGGGGCGTGAAGGGGATGTGCCCGGACGGGGCCTGCTGGCCCTGGCCGATGATCTCCTCCACCTGCTGGCGGACCGCCTCGAGCGAAATCCCGAGGCTCTCCAGGGCCTTAGCGGCGACACCCTCACCCTCGTGGATCAGGCCCAGGAGGATGTGCTCGGTGCCGATGTAGTTGTGGTTGAGCATCCGGGCTTCTTCCTGAGCCAGGACGACAACCCGCCGCGCGCGGTCGGTGAACCTCTCGAACATCGTTAATCGCTCCTCAGAGCGGTCAGGCAGTAAGGGGTCGGTCCCCTCCCTGTCCTTCCGCAGCTTAGTCCCGCAAGCGGGGACCGCTCATTCCAACTGCCGACACCCGTCGATGGCCTCCTGACCCCGAACGCCGACAAATGCTCCAACCCGATGGTGCGAGACGATGTTCCCGCAGGCCAGGCAGATACCCGTACCAGCAGTACGCCGATGGCGAACGTGAGACGTCCGCGACCGCGTGTCGCCCCTCCCCACTAGGAATGTCTTACCCGCAAGCACCGACAGTCCATGCGGCGCACCCCCGGGGCCTCAGCTACGGGCGAACATCCTTGTGTGGCGGATCGCCGCCACACACCCCCGGATCGCGCACACACCGCGATCATCCTCCCACCGTGCGTAACTTTCGGCGGTCGCCCGAAGTTCCCCCGACATGGCCGCCACCGTCCCCGTTCCCCTCCCCGCTCCCCGTCCGCCGCTCGGCGGGCACCGTACGCGTTCGGGGTGGGCGTCCGTCGCGCGCTGGTACGAGGACCGGCTGGGCTGGGCCACCGCCGGGGGACCTCCGGCCCGGCTGCTGACCGGGCTGCGCTTCGACGTCCTGGACCTGCCGGCCGCCGCCGGGCTCGCCGTGCTGCGACGGGTGCCGGGCGAGTGGCCGGTCGCGGTCGCGGGGCGGCGGATGCGCGTCCTGGTCGCCGCGGGGAGCGCCGAGGAGCTTCCCGGTCTCCTCGACTGGCTGGAGTGGGGCGGGATCGCCCTGGACCTGGCCGCGTGGGGAGCGGGCGGGCGGATGGCCGCCCCCACTCCCCCGGGCTGGGACGCGCCGGGCGTTCCCGGCGCCCCGGTGTGGCTGCGGCCGCCCGAGCCGGGGCGCGAGGTGGAGTCCACGCTCGCGGGGCTTCCCGGGGTCGGCGTCGCGGGGTCCGCGGCACCTTCGGGCGGCTCCGGGCTGGTGCGGCTCGTCGCCGTGGCCGCGGCGGAATGCCACCGGGCCCGGCTGCTGGCCGCCGACCGCGCTCGCGCCACGAGCGGCCCGGGCGTGGCCGGGCGGTGACGGCGCGTGCCCGTGCGGGGGGGTGCGTGGCGTCCCGTACGGCCTGATCGCCCTGGGGCGGTAGGGCCTTGTGCGGCGCGGTACGGCTGCCGTCGGCGGCCTGGGGCCCGTCCCGGTCGCGGGCCGGTCGTCCGGTGCGTCCGGCCCGCCTTCCGAGCCTGGTGCGGTCCGCCGGTGCCGGCTTCGCCGCGGGTCAGGAGGCCGTGGCTCAGCGGTTGGCGTCCTCGTACGCCTG
This genomic window from Streptomyces thermolilacinus SPC6 contains:
- the dacB gene encoding D-alanyl-D-alanine carboxypeptidase/D-alanyl-D-alanine endopeptidase, which translates into the protein MRPVTRTTQTRKPARTSLTTRATALGLAALLAWTVQGATAPAGAGPSDTGLKGAIDEILTDPRLDGGAAGVVVADAETGTTLYQRNSGDRLMPASNTKIPTSVAAMALLGPDHHFRTEVLATGRQYAGTLHGDLYLRGTGDPTTLATDYDRLAARVAASGIRRVTGRLVADDTRFDGNRLGRSWAADDESSYYSAQISALTLAPDTDYDSGTVIVEAAATSAGRHPAVTLTPRTDYVRVDNRATTVGSGRPDTLTIERAHGTNTLVISGEIPVGASPTKEWITVDEPTGYATAVFADALAAHGVRVDGPTRLGLATPASAKPVAVHRSMPLKQLMHPFMKLSNNMHAEALTKAVGYETSGSGSWSAGLAAIDAYLAKEGVDTSVLRQVDGSGLSRMNLYPAGQLAGLLLAVRDAPWYADWYASLPVACDPDRAVGGTLRRRMCDTPAALNARGKTGTLTGASALSGYVRDAAGRQLVYSVVLNNHLASSVKDIEDAIVVTLASSDTAAGEIAKADLRPERRVNDSSDALECTWQKPRARC
- a CDS encoding ATP-dependent Clp protease ATP-binding subunit, whose translation is MFERFTDRARRVVVLAQEEARMLNHNYIGTEHILLGLIHEGEGVAAKALESLGISLEAVRQQVEEIIGQGQQAPSGHIPFTPRAKKVLELSLREALQLGHNYIGTEHILLGLIREGEGVAAQVLVKLGADLNRVRQQVIQLLSGYSGGKEAATAGGPAEGTPSTSLVLDQFGRNLTQAARESKLDPVIGREKEIERVMQVLSRRTKNNPVLIGEPGVGKTAVVEGLAQAIVKGEVPETLKDKHLYTLDLGALVAGSRYRGDFEERLKKVLKEIRTRGDIILFIDELHTLVGAGAAEGAIDAASILKPMLARGELQTIGATTLDEYRKYLEKDAALERRFQPIQVAEPSLPHTIEILKGLRDRYEAHHRVSITDEALVQAATLADRYISDRFLPDKAIDLIDEAGSRMRIRRMTAPPDLREFDEKIASVRRDKESAIDAQDFEKAASLRDKEKQLLAAKAKREKEWKAGDMDVVAEVDGELIAEVLATATGIPVFKLTEEESSRLLRMEDELHKRVIGQKDAIKALSQAIRRTRAGLKDPKRPGGSFIFAGPSGVGKTELSKTLAEFLFGDEDAMISLDMSEFSEKHTVSRLFGSPPGYVGYEEGGQLTEKVRRKPFSVVLFDEVEKAHPDIFNSLLQILEDGRLTDSQGRVVDFKNTVIIMTTNLGTRDISKGFNLGFAAQGDVKTGYDRMKAKVNEELKQHFRPEFLNRVDDTVVFHQLSQEDIIQIVDLMIAKVDERLKDRDMGIELSGDAKILLAKKGYDPVLGARPLRRTIQREIEDILSEKILFGELRPGHIVVVDTEGEGEEKKFTFRGEEKSALPDAPPIEAAGGAGPNLSKDA
- a CDS encoding SCO3374 family protein: MAATVPVPLPAPRPPLGGHRTRSGWASVARWYEDRLGWATAGGPPARLLTGLRFDVLDLPAAAGLAVLRRVPGEWPVAVAGRRMRVLVAAGSAEELPGLLDWLEWGGIALDLAAWGAGGRMAAPTPPGWDAPGVPGAPVWLRPPEPGREVESTLAGLPGVGVAGSAAPSGGSGLVRLVAVAAAECHRARLLAADRARATSGPGVAGR